One Pyrus communis chromosome 13, drPyrComm1.1, whole genome shotgun sequence genomic window carries:
- the LOC137712607 gene encoding nucleolar protein 56-like, which translates to MALYLLYESASGYSLFLAHGIDQIGQNTEAVRSSISDINRFGKVVQLTAFDPFESALDALNQCNSVSEGVMTDELRKFLEKNLPTVKEGKKPKFSLGVSEPKIGSHIFEETKIPCQSNEFVLELIRGVRLHFTTLLKSLKPGDLEKAQLGLGHSYSRAKVKFNVNRVDNMVIQAIFLLDTLDKDINSFSMRVREWYSWHFPELVKIVNDNYLYAKVSKYIKDKSTLSEDNLSDLTDLVGDEDKAKEIIEAAKASMGQDLSPLDLMNVQQFAQKVMDLAEYRKRLYDYLVSKMNDIAPNLASLIGEVVGARLISHAGSLTNLAKCPSSTLQILGAEKALFRALKTRGNTPKYGLIFHSSFIGRASARNKGRMARYLANKCSIASRIDCFADSSTTAFGEKLREQVEERLDFYDKGVAPRKNIDVMKSAIESTQSKDTEMETEEASGKKSKKKKSKSVDNGDAMAVDEPAATANGDAAEGKSEKKKKKKDKRKLDQEDQTMEDANNGHAEEDGTAKKKKKKKSKQENGDDLQAPSDVKKKKKKSKSEDSD; encoded by the exons ATGGCGCTCTACCTGCTCTACGAATCAGCTTCAGGCTACTCTCTGTTCCTCGCTCATGGCATCGACCAAATCGGGCAGAACACCGAGGCGGTCCGGAGCTCCATTTCGGATATCAACCGGTTCGGGAAGGTGGTCCAGCTCACAGCTTTCGATCCATTCGAGTCGGCCCTCGACGCCCTTAACCAATGCAACTCAGTCTCTGAAG GGGTTATGACTGATGAACTAAGaaaatttttggaaaaaaatcTCCCAACAGTCAAGGAAGGTAAGAAGCCAAAGTTCAGTTTGGGAGTTTCCGAACCTAAGATCGGGTCACACATATTTGAAGAGACTAAAATTCCATGCCAAAGTAATGAGTTTGTCCTTGAGTTGATTCGTGGCGTCCGACTACATTTTACAACTCTTCTCAAGAGTCTAAAG CCTGGAGACTTAGAGAAAGCCCAGCTTGGTCTAGGGCACAGTTACAGCAGGGCCAAGGTCAAGTTCAATGTCAACCGAGTTGACAATATGGTGATTCAAGCAATCTTCCTTCTGGATACCCTTGATAAGGATATCAATTCCTTCTCCATGAGAGTCAG AGAATGGTACTCTTGGCATTTTCCTGAATTGGTGAAGATCGTCAATGACAATTATCTCTATGCCAAAGTGTCAAAATATATTAAAGACAAGTCAACACTGTCTGAAGACAATCTATCAGATTTAACTGACCTTGTTGGAGACGAAGATAAGGCCAAGGAGATTATAGAAGCAGCCAAAGCATCCATGG GGCAAGATTTGTCTCCACTTGACTTGATGAACGTTCAGCAATTTGCACAGAAGGTGATGGACCTAGCCGAGTACAGGAAAAGGCTTTATGACTATCTGGTTTCTAAAATGAACGACATTGCTCCCAATTTGGCTTCTTTaattggtgaagtagttggaGCGCGTTTGATTTCTCATGCTGGTAGTCTTACAAATTTGGCTAAATGCCCTTCTTCTACCCTTCAGATCCTAGGTGCGGAGAAGGCTCTCTTCAG GGCACTAAAAACCAGGGGAAACACACCCAAATATGGACTGATATTCCATTCATCTTTTATTGGTCGAGCATCTGCACGGAACAAGGGCCGAATGGCTCGTTATCTTGCAAACAAGTGCTCTATTGCTTCTCGCATTGATTGCTTTGCAG ATAGTAGCACTACTGCTTTTGGGGAGAAACTTCGTGAACAAGTTGAGGAGCGACTTGACTTTTATGACAAGGGTGTTGCACCTCGCAAAAACATTGATGTCATGAAATCTGCAATTGAGAGTACTCAAAGCAAAG ATACAGAGATGGAAACAGAAGAAGCTTCGGGgaagaaaagcaagaaaaagaaatcaaaatctGTAGATAATGGTGATGCTATGGCTGTGGATGAACCAGCTGCCACTGCAAATGGAGATGCCGCTGAGGGTAAatctgaaaagaagaagaagaagaaggacaaGAGAAAATTGGATCAGGAGGATCAAACCATGGAGGATGCGAATAATGGACATGCCGAGGAGGATGGAAcggccaagaagaagaagaagaagaagagcaaaCAGGAGAATGGAGACGATCTACAGGCTCCCAGCGAtgtcaagaagaagaagaagaaatccaAAAGTGAAGACAGCGACTAA